TAAAGAAATTTCTCAGCAACCGCATTGGCAATACCTTCCGCCTGTTCCTGATCTGCAATTCCAAGGAATAAAGGGTAAAGAGCAGCAATATGTTCAGACGGTGTTTTTGTGTTTTTTTTAGTGTGATAATCTTTGTAAATCTTAGTGTTTGCATCCCAGAAATATTTGTTGATCATCTGTCTTCGCTTTGCTGCTCTTTCAGTAAAATAATTTTCTTTTTCTCCCAGATCCTGAAGTGCTGATGATTTTGCCAAAGTATTTTCCAAATGCCATAAAAGGCAGTTCAGATCTACTTCTGCAATGTTCATGGTTTCTATGGTCTGTATATGTTCTCCGTCCGCAAACCATCTGCTGGAAAAATCCCAGCCGGATTCGCAGGCACTTCTTATATTTCTGTAAAATTCTTCATCCGCTGCACTTTCCTGGTCTTCAATATCGATCAGATAACTTTCAGGACGTGGTGCGTTTTCTGCGTCATAGTAACGGTTCAGCAGATCGCCGTCTTTTGTTTTAACAATTCTTTTTACATTGGAGCCATGATCCAGCCATTCTTCACCATTCATCCAGAAAGCATATTCCTTTTCCAGCGTATCATGGTATCTGGTGTATATTGTTTCATCACCTATTGTTTCAAAAAGCAGTTCCAGCATCAGCGAAAAATACGGAGGCTGTGAGCGGCTCAGGAAGTGGGTACGGCTTGCATTAGGAACAAATCCTACATTCTGAATCAGATATGAACAGTTTTCCACAATATTTTCCATCATCTCTGTTCTTCCTGAAACCTGCAGCCCAAGCATAATGAAATAACTGTCCCAATAGAAAAATTCATTGAAGCGGCCCCCTGGAACAACATAAGGTTTAGGAAGTTTCAGTAAAGTTCCTTTTTCTTCGTAAGCATCACGGGTCAGCTCATCCCAGAGTTTCTCAATATGTTCATCAATAGGAAGGCGCTCTTCTCTTTGAATGGAAACCTTCGCCCCTAAAAAATCAAAATGAGTCATGACAAAATCTTTCAGGTCAAAACCTTGAGTTCCTCTCCTTTTTTCATATTCAGCATTGATCTCAGCCACAGGAAATACCGGGACTGCGTCGGTCATCATTTTCTGATCCTCAAAGATTTTTGATCTCTGCACATCATCAAAAAGAGCCTGAATTTCTTTTATATAAAGCTGTTTATTCATCTTATTTCTTAGGGTTTATTTTTAACTTATTCATGAAAATAGCTGAAATGATCAGCAGTGAAAGCGGGATCAATGAAAGATAAAATGCCTGCTGTCCACTGAATTCCTGGAAGACAAAGCCGGTAATCACAGAGCCAATCGTTCCTCCGACAGCCGAGAAAACGACGATCAAGCCGGACATTGCGCTGTGAAGGTATTTGGGAATGGATGCCAGGATCACAGAATTAATACTTGGATAAATAGGTGCCAGCAACCCGCCCATTAAAGGAAATAAATACACAACCAGCGGAGCATTCAGCCAGTTGGTTCCGGTACTGATGTGAATATTGTGGGTAAGTGGTAAAACCAAC
This region of Chryseobacterium vaccae genomic DNA includes:
- a CDS encoding trehalase family glycosidase; the encoded protein is MNKQLYIKEIQALFDDVQRSKIFEDQKMMTDAVPVFPVAEINAEYEKRRGTQGFDLKDFVMTHFDFLGAKVSIQREERLPIDEHIEKLWDELTRDAYEEKGTLLKLPKPYVVPGGRFNEFFYWDSYFIMLGLQVSGRTEMMENIVENCSYLIQNVGFVPNASRTHFLSRSQPPYFSLMLELLFETIGDETIYTRYHDTLEKEYAFWMNGEEWLDHGSNVKRIVKTKDGDLLNRYYDAENAPRPESYLIDIEDQESAADEEFYRNIRSACESGWDFSSRWFADGEHIQTIETMNIAEVDLNCLLWHLENTLAKSSALQDLGEKENYFTERAAKRRQMINKYFWDANTKIYKDYHTKKNTKTPSEHIAALYPLFLGIADQEQAEGIANAVAEKFLYQGGLVTTTKNSGQQWDLPNAWAPYQWLGFKAMKNYSFDELAEKIKNNWCSNVERVYKNTGKLMEKYNALDTETIAGGGEYPNQDGFGWTNGVYLKLKQN